GCTTTCGACGGACTGTTCCCCGAGCGTGCCGCGGGTGCTGGAGCTGAGGTCCACGCCGTCATCGTCGTGCGAAATCTCCGTCTCACGGTCGAGATCGCTCAGCCCGGGCAGAGAGTCCTGCAGTTCGCCGTCACCGGCATCCATTTCGGAGAGCTCGCTGTCCCCGGCTTCGGATCGCGCATCACTCAAACGGGAGTGTGCATCATCCGCCGAGTCTTGCAGCCGGTCGCGCAGCTCGCCGCGAGATTCCATGCGCTCGGCGCGCGCATCTTCAAAGTTGGAGCGCAGTTCGCCGGCACGGTCGCTCAAGCTGCTGTCGGCGTTGCCACCGAGCTGAACCGAGTCGGCGCCCTCGGATTCGGTGCCGAGCACGCCACCGGCGAAGACCGGTGCGGACATCAGACCGAGCGCGATGACGGCCGGCGCAATGATTGGGGTGGTTTTCTTGTTCATGGGATGAACCTCCTTGTAGGGGACTTGGAATGTGTGTCTTCCCGATGGGTTTCACCCTAAGCCGATGCTGTGAACTCGCCCTGAAAAGACTTGTTCAGCTCTGCGGGCTTGGCCTGTGAGTCCTTGAGGCGTGTGGCGGGGTGGTCCGTTGAGTCGGGCAGTGTGACCGTCAGTCCCGTCAATCCCGTCAATCCACGGTCCGTGCCGCGGGAACCCGAAATCCACGCCGGGTCACCGAATGCCGCGTGGAGCCAGGATCAAGCCGATTGCGTGCGCTATCGGCGCGCGCGTTGCCGGCCACCGCCATTGTTGCCGCCCCGTCGCGGCGCCCGGTTCGGGTCGCGCGGCCGTCGTGGTGCGCTCACGAAGTCCTTGGGCATGATGTCGTCGATGCCGGTCATCACCGGAATGCGCGCACCCAGGTAACGTTCGATGTCAGGCAGCGAGTAGACCCAGGTTTCGCAGCACAGCGAAATCGCGTCGCCCTCGGCGCCGGCGCGCGCGGTACGGCCGATGCGGTGCACGTAGTCTTCCGGATCCTGCGGCAGGTCGTAGTTGATGACGTGGGTCACGCCATCGATATGCAGGCCGCGCGCGGCGACATCGGTCGCCACCACCACCGGCAATTCGCCGCTCTTGAACTGTTCGAGCAGCTTGAGCCGTTTCGGCTGCGGTACGTCCCCGGACAGGGTGCTGGCTTCGAATTTGTTGGCACGCAGGGTGTCTTCCACGTGCTCGGCGGTGCGCTTGGTGTTGACGAACACCAGGGTGCGATTCGGCGCATGGTGTTGCATCAGGCCGACCAGCATCTTCAGCTTTTCATCGTTGGCGACATGGATCAGCGACTGGCGCACACGGTCCGCGGTGAGCTGTTCGGCTTCCACGGTAATACGCGTCGGACTGTTCATGTGCTCGTAGGCCAGCTCCATGACGCGGTGCGACAGCGTGGCCGAGAACAGATGGTTGCTGCGCTGCGTGGCCGGCGGCATGCGTCGCAGCATGAAGCGGATGTCGCTGATGAAGCCGAGATCGAACATGCGGTCGGCTTCGTCGAGCACCACGACTTCAATGTGGCGCAGGGTGTAGACCTTCTGCTTGAGGTAGTCGATCAGGCGGCCCGGGGTGCCGATCAGGATGTCGACCCCGGCCGACAGCTCCTGGCGCTGAGGTTCGTAGCCGGTACCGCCGTAGACCACCGCGATCTTGAGGCCGGTGTTGCGCGCCAGTTCTTCGGCGTCCTTGTGAATCTGCACCACCAGCTCGCGAGTCGGCGCGAGAATCAGCGATCGCGGCGCACCCGGTTCGCCCTTGGCGGTCGATTTCAGCAGGCGGTCGAGAATCGCCAGCAGAAAGGCCGCGGTCTTGCCGGTGCCGGTCTGCGCCTGGCCGGCGACATCGCGTCCGGCCAGCGCCAGAGGCAGGCTTTTGGCCTGGATCGGAGTGCAGCGGTCGAAGCCCAGAGTCTGGAGATTGGCGAGCAGCCGGGGGTCAAGATTGAGCTGCGCGAAGCGTACGTTGGATAGATGGTCGTCTTGCATGGGTTCTTTTATAGGCGGGATCGCTTGCAATGCGGCGCCGGATCGGCTCCAATAGCCGCAACTCCTACGCCGTCCCGTCGCCTGTCGCTCGATTCAGACCGAGGCAAAGCGGTTGAACGGCTGCATCGCAATCCCCAAGAACACCATCATAACAGCCCAACAGTAGCGCCCGCGGCCCAGCCGCGCTGATGCGTACTGAGGGATCAGGATTAGCGAACCAGTAGATTGCGCCATTCGTTTGGCTTTCCTTTGCGTCCTTTGGAGTAATCCGATGAGCGAAAACATTTCCGCCGTGACCGATGCCAGCTTCGAGCAGGAGGTCCTGAAGAGCGACATTCCCGTCCTTGTGGACTTCTGGGCCGAATGGTGCGGTCCATGCCGCATGATCGCCCCGATCCTCGATCAGGTGGCGGGCGAGAACGTCGGCAAGCTCAAGGTCGTCAAGCTCAATGTCGATGAAAATACCGAAACGCCGCAGAAATTCGCGATCCGCGGCATTCCCACAATGATCCTGTTCAAGGATGGCAAACCCGCCGCTACTCAGGTGGGAGCCGTGCACAAGGCACAGCTCACCGCCTTTGTGACACCCCACGTTACCGCAGCCTAAATCATGAAACCACGTCGTCGCCCTCGTCAGAATCATTCGTTCGATGCCAATGGAAATGGCGGGGACACGGAAAAGCGCGGCAAGCGCGGCGGCGGCGGTGGAGGTCCTCGTCCCGCCCCGATGATGGGGGATGACCTGACCGAAGAAGAAGAAGCCGCTGCGCTCGCCGTGGGTATGCCGGAGCCGGTCATCGGCCCGGACGGCCAGCCGCTGCCGCCGCCGCCGCCCAAGGTTCTCAATATTTCCGATCTCAAGCGCAAGACGGCGTCCGAGTTGCTGGAAATGGCGACCAATCTCGGGATCGAGAACATCTCGCGCAACAAGAAGCAGGATATCGTCTTCCAGCTGCTGAAGGCCGCGGCTCGCCGTGGCGAGCAGATCTACGGCGATGGCGTGCTGGAAATCCTGCAGGACGGCTACGGCTTCCTGCGGGCGCCGGACAGCTCCTACAGCGCCGGTCCGGACGACATCTACGTGTCGCCCAGCCAGATTCGCCGCTTCAGCCTGCGCACCGGCGACACCATCGCCGGACGAATCCGCACGCCCAAGGACAACGAGCGCTATTTCGCGCTGCTCAAGGTCGACACCATCAACTACGAGGCGCCGGAAGTCTCGAAGAAGAAAGTCAACTTCGAGAACCTGACGCCGCTGTTCCCGGATTCACGCTTCCAGATGGAGCGCGGCAACGGCTCCACCGAAGACATCACCGCGCGCATCATCGATCTGGTGGCGCCGTTCGGCAAAGGCCAGCGTGGCCTGATCGTGTCGCCGCCCAAGGCCGGCAAGACGATCTTCCTGCAGAACATGGCGCAGTCGCTGATGGCGAACTATCCGGACGTCTATCTGATCGTGCTGCTGATCGACGAGCGCCCGGAAGAAGTCACCGACATGCAGCGCACGGTGCGCGGCGAAGTCGTGGCCTCGACCTTCGACGAGCCGGCGGTGCGTCACGTGCAGGTCGCCGAAATGGTGATCGAGAAGGCCAAGCGCCTGGTCGAGCACAAGCGCGACGTAGTGGTGCTGCTCGATTCGATCACGCGACTGGCGCGTGCCTACAACACCGTGGCGCCCAGCTCCGGCAAGGTGCTCACCGGCGGTGTCGACGCCAATGCCTTGCAGAAGCCCAAGCGCTTCTTCGGTGCCGCGCGCAACGTCGAGGAAGGCGGCTCGCTGACGATCATCGCCACGGCCCTGGTCGATACCGGCTCGAAGATGGATGAAGTCATCTATGAGGAGTTCAAGGGCACCGGCAACATGGAAATTCATCTGGAGCGCCGCATTGCCGAGAAGCGCATCTTCCCGGCCATCAACATCAACCGTTCGGGCACTCGCAAGGAAGAGCTGATAATGGATGCCGGTGACCTTCAGAAGGTCTGGATCCTGCGCAAACTGCTGCACGACATGGACGAAGTCGGTGCGGTGGAACTGCTGATCGACCGCATGAAGCAGACCAAGACCAACTCGCAGTTCTTCGAGGCGATGAAGCGCAACTGAGGCTTCACCGCTCGAAATCAAAAAAGGCGCCTGTGTGGCGCCTTTTTTGTGGGCGATGCCCGGTGCGACGATCAAGCGCTCGGTGGCGCCGTCGCCAGAATCGCGGGACGCGCGCAGACCGCCCGGTACCAGGCCGCAAGTCTGGGCCGCTTTTCGCGCCATTCATCCTTGGCAAAGCGCAGATCGAGATAGGCCAGCGCGCAGACCAGGGACACTTCGCCGATGGTAAAGCTGCCTTCTTCCGGCACATCGGCTTCGGCCGCGTCCAGCGCGCTGTTGACGGCCAGAATCTGCCGCGCGATGACGGCGTTCGAACGCTGCGCCTCCGGCCGGCTCAGCTCCAGGCGCCGGCGGATCGCGGCGTCGCAAATGCCGTCACCCAGCACTTGCCGGCGCAATGCCGTCCAGCGTGCCGGACCCGGTGCCGGGAAAAAGCGCGAGCCGCCCAGCGCATCCAGGTATTCGCAGATCAGCGGTGAATCGAACAAGGTGCTGCCGTCGTCGAGTTCCAGCGCCGGAACCTGACACAGCGGATTGATCGCGCGCAGGCTCTCGTCATTCCAGGGATCGACGGTGACACCGCTGATGCGATCGGCCATTCCGAGTTCCTGCACCAACAGCCGAACCTTGCGCGCAAATGGCGAAGTCAACGAATAGAACAGCCTCATCCATGCTCCTTTTCGCGCTCGATGGCGCGCCAACCGATGTCGCGGCGATACTGCACGCCGTCCCACCCGATCTGTGCGACGGCCGCATACGCCTCGGCCCGGGCCGCCTCGACGCTGGCGCCGGTCGCGCATACGCAGAGCACGCGGCCGCCGGCGGTGACGACGCCCTCGTCCGATTCGGCGGTACCCGCGTGAAACACCTTGACGTTGGTGGCGTGCGCTCGCTCCAGCCCCTGAATCGCGACGCCTTTGCGGTAGCTGCCGGGATAGCCGCCCGCGGCCATGACCACGCCCAGGGCGGGTTCGGGATTCCACGCCGGGTCCGGCATCGCGGCCAGTTTTCCGTCGACGGCGGCCTGAAGCAGGCCGAACAGGTCCGATTGCAGGCGAAACAGCACCGGCTGGGTCTCGGGGTCACCGAAGCGTACATTGAACTCGATCACCGACGGCGCGCCGTCCGGCGTGATCATCAGTCCTGCGTAGAGAAAGCCGGTGAACGGCACGCCATCCGCCAGCATGCCGACGAGCGTCGGCTCGATGACTTCGCGGCGGATGCGGGCATCGACTTCGGGCGTGACCACGGGAGCCGGCGAATAGGCGCCCATGCCGCCGGTGTTCGGACCGGTGTCACCGTCGCCGATACGTTTGTGGTCCTGGCTGGTCGCCATCGCCACGTAGTCGCGGCCGCTGGCCACGATGATGAAGCTGGCTTCCTCGCCGCTCAGAAAATCCTCGATCACGACGCGTGCGCCGGCCTGACCGAGCCAGTCGCCGCCGAGCATGCCGCGCACTGCATCGCAGGCCTCGTCCACCGAGACCGCCACGACCACGCCCTTGCCGGCCGCGAGGCCATCGGCCTTGATCACGATGGGCGCGCCGCGGGCCTTGATGTAGGACAGCGCGGGTTCGACTTCGGTAAACACCGCATAGCCCGCCGTTGGAATTCGATGGCGGGCCAGAAAATCCTTGGTGTAGGCCTTGGAGGATTCGAGCTGCGCGGCCGCGCGCGTCGGACCGAAGATGCGCAGTCCCTCGGCCGTGAAGCGGTCGACGATGCCGAGTGCCAGCGGTGCTTCGGGGCCGACCACGGTGAAATCGACCGCTTCACGTTTCGCGAGTTCGAGCAGGGCTTCCACGTCTTCGGCCGCGATCGCGACATTGCGGCACTTGGGCTCGGTGGAGGTGCCGGCATTGCCGGGCGCGACCAGGATTTCCCGCACCTCCGCCGACTGCGCCAGTTTCCACGCCAGCGCGTGTTCGCGGCCGCCGCCGCCGATGACCAACAGTTTCGCCACGTTCATGTTCACCTGTTCACCGGGATCGACCCGGCGGCGCGGTCGCGGCGCCGGCCCGGAGCGTCCCCAAAAGAGTGCATAGGGTAGCCGATGCCTGGGCCGAACCGCTCCTCAAGCCAGGAACTCGCGCAGCAGAGTCGCGGTCGCCTCGGGGGCATCGAGGTGCAGCATGTGACCGGCATCCGCGATCACTTCATGGCGGTGGTCGGCGAAGCAGTCCAGGATGGATTGGCGCAAGTCCGTGGGCGTGGCGAGCACGAACGGTGATTGTGCACCGTCGATCAGCAGCGTGGGTGCCCGCACCTCACGCCAGATCGCCCGGGAATGCTCCAATTGGTACGGCAGCGGCGTATTCATCCGGTGTATCGGATCGGCGAGTACCGTGACGCCGCCGCCAGCATCCGGGCGTGACCAGCGACGCGATACCCATTCGGCCCTGGGGCCGGACAAGCGCGGATAGAGCCGGCCGATGATCGCGGCGAAGGCTTCCGCGCTGGCGTAGCGTTTGACTTCCGGTGGTCGTGCCAGCGAGTCCAGCCAGCCGCGATACCGTTTCGCGGCGCTGTCCATGGGCATGTCCTGCATGAACAGGCCATCGAGCAGGGCCAGGCGCTTGACCCGTTCCGGCCGCAGCCCGGCGTAGAGACTCGCGATCTGTGCGCCCATGCTGTGGCCGAGCAGACACAGGGGCTCCGAACCGCAATAGTGCGCGACCAGCGCGTCCACGTCGGCGACGTAGTCCGGGAACCAATAGGTATCACCGCTCCACTGACTGTGCCCGAAACCGCGCAGATCGGGAACGACGATCTGCCAGTGCTCGGCCAGAGGCGCCAACATCGGTTCGAAGGTCCGCGCGGTATCCGACCAGCCGTGCAGTACGAACAGCCATGGCCGATCGGCCGCGCCGAGACGGCGCACGTGAAATCGCAGACCGCGAATGCGCAGGAATTCGGAACGCGGTGCACTCACGCAGCGAGTTTGCCCGAGAGCCAGACGTCCATCAGCGGCAGGCGGTCATTGCCCCAGAACATCTGGTCGTCGATGTAGAAGGTCGGCGCGCCGAAGACGCCGCGCGCCACCGCCTCCTCGGTATTGCTCCTCAGTTGCTGCTTGACGGCCGGCGCCTGCACTGCCTTGAGTACTGCAGGCGCGTCGAAACCGTGCTCGTGCAGCACGGTTTCGACGACCTCCGTCTGACCAATGTCCTTGCCATCCACCCAGTAGGCGCGCATCGCCGCCAGTGCCCAGTCGGACGCGCGCTCATCGCCGATCGCGCAGGCGGCGCGCTGTGCCAATAGACTGTTGACCGGGAAGACCTGAGGCCAGTTCAATGGCTCGCCGTAGTAGGCCGCCCAGAGCTTCACGTCCTTGAACAGGTACTTGCCCTTGGCCGGAATCGCCGCGGGCATTTTGTTGCCGGTGGCCTGAAACGTCGCGCCGAGCAGAAACGGCTTCCAGTTCAGCGTGGCCTTGTGGCGGTCGACCAGGGCGCCGATCTGGGTGGCGGCCAGATAGGTGTAGGGGCTTGCGGCGTCCCAGTAGAAGTCGATACTTGCCATGCGGTGCACCAAAGTTGAGCAGGTAAAATCGAGTGTTGCATGTGCACCAAGACGGGCACAAGTTATGCTTGTTCCTGTTACCCTCCGAGTGGGGGCAGCGGTACCGACAGTCCAGGCGCCGTGCCGTGCGCGGGATTTCAAACCTACAGACCAGAGCCCGGCCAGAGTCCGGACCCAGGGCCATGCCAAGCAGAACATGACGTATTGCGTCGCCATCAAGGTCAATGATGGACTCGTTTTCACCTCCGATACGCGTACCAGCGCCGGGGTGGACGATGTCCGTACCTATAACAAGATGCACGTGTTCGAATACCCCGGCGAACGGGTCTTCGTACTGATGTCGGCCGGCAATCTGGCGACCACGCAATCCGTGCTGACGCAGATCCGCCGCGACCTCGCGGCGCCGGTAGTGCCGATGAGCCTGATGCTGGCCAAGCACATGTACGATGCCGCCGAGTATGTTGGCTCGCTGTCGGTCAACGCCCAGAAGGGGGTGTCGCAGCAGTCGCAGTTCGGGGGGGTGGACCTGCGCGCCACCTTGATTCTGGGTGGGCAGATCGCGGGCGAGGAGCCAGCGCTCTACATGATCTATCCGGAAGGCAATTGCATCGCTTCCTCACCGGAGATGCCGTACCTGCAGATCGGCGAGAACAAGTACGGCAAGCCGATTCTGGATCGCATCATCCACGAGGACACCAGCCTGGAAGACGCCGCGCGCTGCGCGCTGGTCTCGCTGGATTCGACGATGCGATCGAACATTTCGGTCGGTCCACCGCTGGACCTGTCGATCATCCGCACCGACGGCATGCAGATCGATCAAAAATTGCGCCTGGACCTGGATACACCGTTCTATGCATCCCTCAAGGAATCCTGGGCGCGCAATATCGCGGCGATCTTCACCAATCTGCCGCGCTTCGAATGGGAATCGGAAGTCTCGCCGCAGCAGGACATGTTGATCGACGAGATCAAGCCGGATCAGCCACCGGTGCGGCGCATCGTCTGAACGGGCGGCGGGTCGCAATATCGCCGCGAACCGTCATTCGGCGTGACTGCCTGTGAGTGAGCTGCCGCCCGTGAGCTGCCGTCTATGAGCTGAAGTAGCTGCCGGCGATTTCCTGGTGCAGACGACCGATCCCGATCTGGATCTCGTCCATGAAATCGCCAAGCCCGGATTCGACCAGGGCGTCGATATCCGCATCGCGCGTCAGCGCCTTCACGCGTTGCAGCGCGCGTTCCACCGGCCGCTTGTTCGGCAACTGCGGCAGCAGTTTCTCGATGCGCAGGAAGTGATGCGTGACGGAGCGCGGGAAGTCCCGGTTCTGCAGCAGATAGCGCAGCACATGCGGGCCGGTGACCCGCAGGCGCACGTCACGCCGGTACATCTGCAGCCCGGCCAGGGAACGCAGCACACTCATCCACTGGATGTTGTCGAAGGGGCGCAGTTCCTCGCCGTGCGCGGACTGGATCAGACCGGTGGAGCGAACATCGATGATGCGTGTGGTCATGTCCGCCTGCTCCAGATTGGAGCCGATGCGCAGCACCTGGAACGCGACATCGCGCGTCATGCTGGCGTAGATCGCGCCCCACACCGTCAGGCATTGGTCCATCACGCGGGCCAGGAAATCGGCGCGATAGCGCCGGCTCAGCACGCGTTCGCCGCTGCCCTGAACGAACAGGTTGAGGTCGTTGACCTTCTCCCAGGTCTCGCGTGGCATGGTGTCGCGCGTGGTGCGCAGGATTTCGCGGGCGCGATGCAGCGAGGTGATCACCGATCCGGGATTTTCGTCGTCGAGCAGCAGGAAGCGCACCACGTCGGTTTCCTCGGCGTTGTCGTACAGCCGCCGGAAGTCCTGCTGGCCGCCGACAATGTCCACCAGCGAATCCCAGCTGAACTGGATCTTCTTCGGCAGGTCGAGCATCAGCTGGGTGTTGACGTTGATCAGGCGTGCCGTGCTTTCGGCGCGTTGCAGATAGCGACCGAACCAGTAAATGTCGTCAGCGACCCGCGAAAGCATCAGCGGCGTCCTCCGCGTTGCGATTGTTTTTGGGAACTGCCGGCTCCCGACTGTGTTTGCGTCATCGATTCGTGGTCGTCGAGATCGACCACCCAGGTGTCCTTGGCGCCGCCGCCCTGCGAGGAGTTGACCACCAGCGAGCCCTTGACCATCGCCACGCGCGTGAGGCCGCCCATGGTGACATACGGCTGGTCACGCGACAGGATGAACGGTCGCAGGTCCAGATGGCGCGGCTCGGCCGCCCCGCCGTCGACGAGAGTGGGCGCGGTGGACAGCGACAATGTCGGCTGCGCCATGTAGTTGCGCGGATTGGATTGAATCAGCTCGCGAAATTTCTCGCGCTCCTTCCTGGTCGACTTGGGGCCGATCAGCATGCCGTAGCCGCCGGATTCGTTGGCCGGCTTGACCACCAGCTTGTCGAGATTGGCGAGCACATGCTCGCGGTCCTTGTCGCGTGCGCACAGAAAGCTCGGTACGTTCGGCAGGATCGGCTCCTCGCCCAGGTAATACTTGATCATCGCTGGTACGTAGGCGTAGACCACCTTGTCGTCGGCGACGCCGGCACCCGGCGCATTGGCCAGCCCGACCTTGCCGGCCCGCCAGGCGCGGATCAGGCCGGGCACGCCGAGGATCGAATCGGGGCGAAAGACCTCGGGGTCGAGGAACAGGTCGTCGATGCGGCGGTAGATCACATCGACCCGCTCCGGGCCGAAGATCGTGCGAATGTAGACGCAGTCATCATCATCCACGAACAGATCCGGACCTTCGACCAGCTCGATTCCCATCTGCTGCGCCAGATAGCAGTGCTCGAAATAGGCGCTGTTGTAGATGCCCGGCGTCAGCAGCACGATGTTCGGAACATCGCCGCTGCGCGGCGAGAGTCCGGCCAGCATGTCGTAGAGCTGCGCGGGGTAGTCGTCGACCGGCAGGATCGTGGTGGTCTCGAACATTTCCGGAAACACGCGCTTGGTCACAGCGCGGTTCTCCATCATGTACGACACACCGGACGGCACGCGCAGATTGTCTTCGAGCACGTACATCGTGCCGTCGATGTTGCGTACCAGATCGGAACCGCAGATGTGGGCCCACACGCCGTTTCCGGTCTTGTGGCCGACGCACTGCTTGCGGAAATTCTGTGAGTCGGCGAGTACCCATTTCGGAAACACGCGATCCTTGATGATCTTCTGTTCGGAATAGATGTCGGCGATGAAGTGATTGAGCGCGGTAACGCGCTGCTTCAGGCCGGCCTCGGTACGGTCCCACTCCGGTTTGGCGATCACGCGCGGAATCAGGTCGAACGGCCAGGCACGATCGACATTGCGTCCCTCGGTGTAGACCGTGAACGAGATGCCCATCACCTTGATCGCGAGTTCGGCGGCCAGGCGGCGTTCTGCAAGATCCTGCGTGGACAGATCATCCAGGTAGTCGCACAGCTGCTTCGCCGCAGGACGTGGCACGCCCGGCGCTTCGAACAATTCGTCATAGGTGTCCGACTGGTACTTCCGCCAATCGATCGCCATGCCTTACGGCGCTCCTGTCTTGTATGAGTTTTGGACGCGAATCGGATTCGGTGGATCGCATGCCTGAATCGGGCAGTCGCAATGTTCTTGCCACGCGTGCAGGTTCGTCGATCGCAGGTCCATCAATCAGCTTCGCTTGCGCAAATCCAGTGTACACGGGTATTCGCGGTCGACCGCAGGCGGTGCGCAGTCGTAGTAGGACGGCGTCTGCCCCTGCCGTTCGAAGCGCGACAATCGCCGCGATTCCGCCTCGAGGCCGTTGATCGGGAAGGTCTCGTAATTGCGCCCGGCCGGATGCGCCACGTGATAGACGCAGCCGGAGACGGCGCGCCGGTTCCAGGTGTCATAGAGGTCGAAGGTCAGCGGTGCGTGCATGCCGATCGTGGGATGCAGGCAGGACCAGGGCTGCCAGGCGCGGTAGCGCACGCCGGCCACCGATTCGCCCTCGGTGCCGGTGGCCGCCAGCGGCACCGCGCGGCCGTTGCAGGCCACCCAGTAGCGATCGCCATTGAGCCCGCTGGCGCGGACCTGCAGGCGTTCCAGCGAGGAATCGACGTAGCGGGAGGTGCCGCCGCCACCGGCTTCCTCGCCGAGCACCGGCCAGGGTTCGAGTGCATGGCGAAGCTCCAGCTCGATGTCGCCGAACTGCACGGAGCCATGTCGCGGGAAACGGAAT
This sequence is a window from Banduia mediterranea. Protein-coding genes within it:
- a CDS encoding DEAD/DEAH box helicase; the protein is MQDDHLSNVRFAQLNLDPRLLANLQTLGFDRCTPIQAKSLPLALAGRDVAGQAQTGTGKTAAFLLAILDRLLKSTAKGEPGAPRSLILAPTRELVVQIHKDAEELARNTGLKIAVVYGGTGYEPQRQELSAGVDILIGTPGRLIDYLKQKVYTLRHIEVVVLDEADRMFDLGFISDIRFMLRRMPPATQRSNHLFSATLSHRVMELAYEHMNSPTRITVEAEQLTADRVRQSLIHVANDEKLKMLVGLMQHHAPNRTLVFVNTKRTAEHVEDTLRANKFEASTLSGDVPQPKRLKLLEQFKSGELPVVVATDVAARGLHIDGVTHVINYDLPQDPEDYVHRIGRTARAGAEGDAISLCCETWVYSLPDIERYLGARIPVMTGIDDIMPKDFVSAPRRPRDPNRAPRRGGNNGGGRQRARR
- the trxA gene encoding thioredoxin TrxA, with the translated sequence MSENISAVTDASFEQEVLKSDIPVLVDFWAEWCGPCRMIAPILDQVAGENVGKLKVVKLNVDENTETPQKFAIRGIPTMILFKDGKPAATQVGAVHKAQLTAFVTPHVTAA
- the rho gene encoding transcription termination factor Rho, with the protein product MPEPVIGPDGQPLPPPPPKVLNISDLKRKTASELLEMATNLGIENISRNKKQDIVFQLLKAAARRGEQIYGDGVLEILQDGYGFLRAPDSSYSAGPDDIYVSPSQIRRFSLRTGDTIAGRIRTPKDNERYFALLKVDTINYEAPEVSKKKVNFENLTPLFPDSRFQMERGNGSTEDITARIIDLVAPFGKGQRGLIVSPPKAGKTIFLQNMAQSLMANYPDVYLIVLLIDERPEEVTDMQRTVRGEVVASTFDEPAVRHVQVAEMVIEKAKRLVEHKRDVVVLLDSITRLARAYNTVAPSSGKVLTGGVDANALQKPKRFFGAARNVEEGGSLTIIATALVDTGSKMDEVIYEEFKGTGNMEIHLERRIAEKRIFPAININRSGTRKEELIMDAGDLQKVWILRKLLHDMDEVGAVELLIDRMKQTKTNSQFFEAMKRN
- a CDS encoding glutathione S-transferase N-terminal domain-containing protein is translated as MRLFYSLTSPFARKVRLLVQELGMADRISGVTVDPWNDESLRAINPLCQVPALELDDGSTLFDSPLICEYLDALGGSRFFPAPGPARWTALRRQVLGDGICDAAIRRRLELSRPEAQRSNAVIARQILAVNSALDAAEADVPEEGSFTIGEVSLVCALAYLDLRFAKDEWREKRPRLAAWYRAVCARPAILATAPPSA
- the purD gene encoding phosphoribosylamine--glycine ligase, whose translation is MNVAKLLVIGGGGREHALAWKLAQSAEVREILVAPGNAGTSTEPKCRNVAIAAEDVEALLELAKREAVDFTVVGPEAPLALGIVDRFTAEGLRIFGPTRAAAQLESSKAYTKDFLARHRIPTAGYAVFTEVEPALSYIKARGAPIVIKADGLAAGKGVVVAVSVDEACDAVRGMLGGDWLGQAGARVVIEDFLSGEEASFIIVASGRDYVAMATSQDHKRIGDGDTGPNTGGMGAYSPAPVVTPEVDARIRREVIEPTLVGMLADGVPFTGFLYAGLMITPDGAPSVIEFNVRFGDPETQPVLFRLQSDLFGLLQAAVDGKLAAMPDPAWNPEPALGVVMAAGGYPGSYRKGVAIQGLERAHATNVKVFHAGTAESDEGVVTAGGRVLCVCATGASVEAARAEAYAAVAQIGWDGVQYRRDIGWRAIEREKEHG
- a CDS encoding alpha/beta fold hydrolase, with the translated sequence MSAPRSEFLRIRGLRFHVRRLGAADRPWLFVLHGWSDTARTFEPMLAPLAEHWQIVVPDLRGFGHSQWSGDTYWFPDYVADVDALVAHYCGSEPLCLLGHSMGAQIASLYAGLRPERVKRLALLDGLFMQDMPMDSAAKRYRGWLDSLARPPEVKRYASAEAFAAIIGRLYPRLSGPRAEWVSRRWSRPDAGGGVTVLADPIHRMNTPLPYQLEHSRAIWREVRAPTLLIDGAQSPFVLATPTDLRQSILDCFADHRHEVIADAGHMLHLDAPEATATLLREFLA
- a CDS encoding 2-hydroxychromene-2-carboxylate isomerase; the protein is MASIDFYWDAASPYTYLAATQIGALVDRHKATLNWKPFLLGATFQATGNKMPAAIPAKGKYLFKDVKLWAAYYGEPLNWPQVFPVNSLLAQRAACAIGDERASDWALAAMRAYWVDGKDIGQTEVVETVLHEHGFDAPAVLKAVQAPAVKQQLRSNTEEAVARGVFGAPTFYIDDQMFWGNDRLPLMDVWLSGKLAA
- a CDS encoding peptidase, giving the protein MTYCVAIKVNDGLVFTSDTRTSAGVDDVRTYNKMHVFEYPGERVFVLMSAGNLATTQSVLTQIRRDLAAPVVPMSLMLAKHMYDAAEYVGSLSVNAQKGVSQQSQFGGVDLRATLILGGQIAGEEPALYMIYPEGNCIASSPEMPYLQIGENKYGKPILDRIIHEDTSLEDAARCALVSLDSTMRSNISVGPPLDLSIIRTDGMQIDQKLRLDLDTPFYASLKESWARNIAAIFTNLPRFEWESEVSPQQDMLIDEIKPDQPPVRRIV
- a CDS encoding alpha-E domain-containing protein, producing MLSRVADDIYWFGRYLQRAESTARLINVNTQLMLDLPKKIQFSWDSLVDIVGGQQDFRRLYDNAEETDVVRFLLLDDENPGSVITSLHRAREILRTTRDTMPRETWEKVNDLNLFVQGSGERVLSRRYRADFLARVMDQCLTVWGAIYASMTRDVAFQVLRIGSNLEQADMTTRIIDVRSTGLIQSAHGEELRPFDNIQWMSVLRSLAGLQMYRRDVRLRVTGPHVLRYLLQNRDFPRSVTHHFLRIEKLLPQLPNKRPVERALQRVKALTRDADIDALVESGLGDFMDEIQIGIGRLHQEIAGSYFSS
- a CDS encoding circularly permuted type 2 ATP-grasp protein, which encodes MDWRKYQSDTYDELFEAPGVPRPAAKQLCDYLDDLSTQDLAERRLAAELAIKVMGISFTVYTEGRNVDRAWPFDLIPRVIAKPEWDRTEAGLKQRVTALNHFIADIYSEQKIIKDRVFPKWVLADSQNFRKQCVGHKTGNGVWAHICGSDLVRNIDGTMYVLEDNLRVPSGVSYMMENRAVTKRVFPEMFETTTILPVDDYPAQLYDMLAGLSPRSGDVPNIVLLTPGIYNSAYFEHCYLAQQMGIELVEGPDLFVDDDDCVYIRTIFGPERVDVIYRRIDDLFLDPEVFRPDSILGVPGLIRAWRAGKVGLANAPGAGVADDKVVYAYVPAMIKYYLGEEPILPNVPSFLCARDKDREHVLANLDKLVVKPANESGGYGMLIGPKSTRKEREKFRELIQSNPRNYMAQPTLSLSTAPTLVDGGAAEPRHLDLRPFILSRDQPYVTMGGLTRVAMVKGSLVVNSSQGGGAKDTWVVDLDDHESMTQTQSGAGSSQKQSQRGGRR